The genomic interval atttttatcAAGAGTTTCAAGAAAGCTGGCGAATCCTTTCCTTCTTCACAAAGAGTTTTGCGCAGTATCTCTTGTAATCCAAGCTACTTATGAATGCAACCATGATTAATATAAATGAATCAATGCAGCAACAAGAAAGTCGACCACATGCCAAGAGCCTGATGGTTTGATGACATATAACTCGATTCTCCAAATAGAAAACTTGAGTTCGAAAACCCCCACCccctaaaaaataaacagactGACCAATACATGTGATTGAAGTCATTGTCATTTGGCCCATAAGGAGAGCCACAACACTCAGATTTTCTGTCAAAGttactcagtttttttttttttttttttcctaacggTTTGCTGCAATGTACATAAATCCCAAGATTCGAATCAAAATTGCTGTCCATAATCATCATATTGTTGGATAGTAAACGAAAGATGCCATTCCCTTTCTAGCTGATACTACATTTAGAAGCAAATTAACAACTTGGTAAAGAAGAGAGACGTTGGGGATTTGAACTTTGTGCTGCAAATTAATTGTTCATGTACTTgctgaaaggaaagaaagaaaggaacaTGAGGATGGGATGAAAAAGCTAATAATAAACCATTGTTAAAAGAATCGCATTCTAAACCATCTTAACATgattataaaatgtaaaatctCCCAATGTTATGTAAAGTATCTGTAACCAACTGGGCATGGAAACCAGTGATTTTATCAATCATAAACTTGACTCTTGACATTAAACAGAACAACAGAAAACAACAGATCTTGCTATGACGATTCACTTGAAAGGCTTCTAATGGCACGGCTGCATTGGCTCAATGTGATCAGTGCTGCATAGATCTCTCTCGTGGTACTCCGAATCTAAGTAGAGAAGGAAGGCAAAATAAATCATACTCTTGAAATAGATTCTTTGTAGTTATAACACCCAACTTGATTTCCCTCAACAAAGCCTTACTcttgattatgaatattatcTAAATATTTGTAAGGACTTGGGAGAGCAGCTAAAGTAGTGAAGAAAGCAACTTCAAGCATGAGCTTAAATAATTTAGTTCAAGCTCCAATTTCGACAGATGCAGTGAACCTTCGCAAGTGAAGCCATATAATCATCAGACCTGATATGGGAATACGGTATTAGATTTATCTCactgtatattagtattactggGAAATGTTGACATATTCTGGACTTCAAACCTCTGTCCATAAGGAGTTTGGCATGAAGCGAGTACGTGAAGCTTGGCTGCATCAGCTTTTTTCTGCACAGACGTAAATTGCTGAACTCTggtcaaatatccaaaattttaGCTACTTTGTACTTGTAAAACAACTGACAAAATGATGTCCATGATTTTACTCAAACGGCAAGAAGAGTAGAAATTACTTGGTCAATCTggctttttgttttgaaatcttttataaaccaaaaaaaaacttgaataacCAATCTTGTTGGCAAGTAGAAAAGAATTAGGGCTTTGACGGTAACATCTTCCAGCTACTAACGATATctccaatttctttttttaatagttctAAAGCAGATATCTCCAATTTCATCATTAGAAGTCTATCATAAACTCATACTTTCTCCTACAGAGCAAAGAGACGAGACAACACCCAACTAGTGGAACCATAACCGCAAATGCAATCATGAAAACTgggaagagtaatgctactcatcatcccaacttccatcattatttcatcatcctatgatgtggcattaggtgattggaaattatttattacatttaacttgtgaacttatcatttaatgccacatcataggatgatgagaggatgataggagttgggatgatgaataaattttttgctGGGAATACCCACAAGCTGTATTGACAATCTATACAATTTCCCTACATATTCACTACAGCACATCATTGCAGAGGTTGCGAGTActgatttttcaaaagaagcAGCCAACTTTGTACTTGTAATGCTTCTGGTATATGAAGCATGGTTATGTCACCCTCTAGTGATTTTAATTCTTTGAAGGAGTTTGAAAGAACTCCATCCGATGTGTTTGGACATGTTAATAATTCAGGATACAATTAAATACCAAAGCCCAAAATAATGAGGAAGGTTTAGAAGCCGAGAACAAACCTCAGATTCATAATAAAGCCCAGCATACAAAGAagcataaaatttttcattctcCTGGCCATTAGAAAATTCAGCAACAAGCTGTGAATTAAAAGTTATAGTTATCAGTCAGATGAACTCCTTGGAATTGTATACAACCATAGAGATCTTAATTGGATAGCCcagtaaatattaaaaaagtactcAGATTTTTCAAGCTATAGGCATTAAATCACACCTTTTCAGGATCCCCACCATTTTTAAACATGTTATAAGCCTCTCGCATGACGGGACGTGGATCTTTGCCAACCTGCATTCAGTTATTACTTGATAAAATGAACTTTATTGATTTTTCCACAGTTCACACCATGAGATCTACAATAAACGAACACAATCATAAACTCCCCTACTTAGGATAGCAGGTCCTTTATCTATGGATGCCAAGCTGTCAgagtataaattaattaattaaattcacttCTTCCCATCAGCTTAAGCTTGTGTCACAGGTGGTGAATTAGCACAAGTAGGCATTGAAGTATATTCTTTAATCATAATATCACTACCACTTTACTCTGTTGCCTTGCAAACCACTTTTAATCAATTCTGCATAAATACAAACACAAACATCCTCAAGTTTAGTTCTGACCAGGTCCCATACTGAGAGGCTCCATAGTGGAAAGCAGCCTCTTCCTTTCACCCAAGAGAACTTGTAGAGCCAAAGAGAGGAATGTACGAGACAACACAACCGAGTCAGATGGGTGAAAGCATCTGATGACGAGAGAAATGATGCTGGAGTTCATTTGGGATGatataaaaggataaaaatcaATGGTGGTATTGCTCatagtgaaaaatgaaaataagagtTTGTAACAATATATAAATACGGCCTGTTCACCTCATTGATAAGATGCATGTCCTTGAAAAACGCTAAAGAAAACTCTTTCCAACTGTGTACTGTGTTAAAATCTTGTATGACAGAGGTTATACCCTTAATTCATGCGTTAAATTTTCTGTAAACCACATATTTTAATAGAAGATGGTAAGTCCAAAACAGCACAAATTCGCACTGGAGTTAGTCATTTCTACTTACTGAGGTATCTCGTTCAAAGTTGTcatttttcaagtaaatcttcAACCCCTCCAAGTAAGAGATCTGGGAGTTGTTGCGAATTCTAGGCTCTAAGATGTGTGGCTACAGTTATAGACACAGAATTTGCTTTTATTGATAGTTTTGCATTACAATTAAGGATAAAAATCAATGGTGGTATTGCTCatagtgaaaaatgaaaataagagtTTGTAACAATATATAAATACGGCCTGTTCACCTCATTGATAAGATGCATGTCCTTGAAAAACGCTAAAGAAAACTCTTTCCAACTGTGTACTGTGTTAAAATCTTGTATGACAGAGGTTATACCCTTAATTCATGCGTTAAATTTTCTGTAAACCACATATTTTAATAGAAGATGGTAAGTCCAAAACAGCACAAATTCGCACTGGAGTTAGTCATTTCTACTTACTGAGGTATCTCGTTCAAAGTTGTcatttttcaagtaaatcttcAACCCCTCCAAGTAAGAGATCTGGGAGTTGTTGCGAATTCTAGGCTCTAAGATGTGTGGCTACAGTTATAGACACAGAATTTGCTTTTATTGATAGTTTTGCATTACAATTAAGAATTTTTATGGTTTAAAATTTTGTGGAACAAAATGTTATTGTGAGTTTATATTCCTGTTGCTTGTATTATAGTAAATTATAACTGAAAATTGAGAATATGGAATCTATCATAGATTTGTGTCATTAGTTGGTTAGAGGGGACTGcctaatttgggtatttttaaATCAGGTAATATGTTCAAGTTTCAATTGAATCCAAGATCATGTTCCTTCTTTAACAATGGACATACTTACCTCAAGAAATCGTTTCCTTGCTTCACTAATTCCATATAGCTGAGCTTCACAAAGAAAGCACCATATGGACTCCTCCGTATCGTTTGGATTCTGTGCAACATCTAACCTGAATTGTTCTGCCCCTTCTTCAAACCTAAGAAGAAGAGAAACCCACTTCAGTCTCCTCACAACATTTTGAGCTGCGTTTTATCTCGTCTATTATCATggggaaataaataaataaatagatttcaACAAATTGAGCAGACTTTTCTACTTGCTCTAAATACCACGACTTTTAAAGTTCAAAACTCTGTTTGTCTTTGCCAAAATTTcccagaaaacaaaagaaacggAACCAGCaaagaattattatttattacctATCAAGATAGTATAACGAGAGCCCCCTTTGCCAAAGATCTGACAAAAACCACCAACAGTTTCATATAATCCAATTCAAGAAGTAAATATTTACGTTACAGACAGGCTATCAAGAATCCCTATAACCTACATGCCTTTTGACGAGGATCCAACTCAATTGCCTTGTCGAATTCCACTAAAGAACCCTGAACATCACCCTTGAGAAATAACAAAATGTCCAAATTACACAGACCGAAAATCTTACAAAATCATGTACAAAAAGGAAGTCAGAACTAGTATGTGTAATATAAGATGAAGAAGCATAATATATACCTGCCGAAAGAGCAGCATTCCACGGCGGATGGCAACACCGGCTTCACGTGCATTGTTACCGCTGGTCAAGGCATCCCAGATTCCAGAAACTGAAGGAAGGAACAATCTTCTGGATAATGTTGGTGGTGGGGTATGGTGGCCGTGAATTCCCGAAGGAAAGATGGTGAAGAAGAGTGACTTAGAGTGGGTTTTGAATGGAAAAGGAAGTGAGGGTACAGAGGGAGTGAAATGTGAAGATGGGGACGCTAGAATGGCGGGTTTAAGGATGCGGGGTATGGCCATGAATGGAAAAGTGGCAACCTTGGAGTTGGCAACTCAGTAGTGTGGGAACGAGGGCAATAAAGAgcagcagagagagagagagataaggcGTACAAGAGTCATTTATGGTCAGAATTCTCCAAGATTATTGAAACTGATTTGGATTATCAAACTCCAAGGTGCCTTTCCAACTCTAATTATAAGTTCATCTGTTTTTCTCTTCCAGGTTCTAGAGGATAGAAACTTGAAAGAATTTGAATCCATTGAAAATAGaatcagaatatatatatatttttttaaaatagaatcagaatatttaatatttacatGCTGATGCATAATTCACATGCTATCTAATCTAGATatagaaaatagataattatacaaaattatttttctatgaaaAAGTGAATTAATTTGGGTGTATTGCCTCAATCTGCTGATAAATAAAAGCCAAATTCATTGTGATTGTACCGCTTGCAGGGTTGAAATAATAGAAGCTGAAAGATAAAATTTCTAAGTATTTAAGCTTAAGCCCTAATCATCTAACTTAATATTGGAGGAAGGTAAAACTAGTACTCCTCAAATTGATAGTATTTTATAgatcaatttcttctctttCAAAGCCTAAAAATCAATTCACAGAACAGCtggccttgtttggatataagagttgtttcatctcataattacaatttttttaaatttttaaacaaaatataataaataattcgacttttttaaattttaaaataatactaatattaaaaaataatattctaataatattttatttaattttcaactcaactcattgtCCAAACCGAACCTAAAACAAGTTATTTGCAGCTGCCAAGAAAAAATATCCTCgtgcattttttatttgtacAAGTATCTTTAACTCTTATTAAATATGCTTgcttaaaaataagaaaaatgttgcTTGTAGCTAGGGCTGTCCTATCTTGTTCAACCCAAATTAATAGTaggaaaaatactattttactCACTTAATTTGTTCCCTTAATTtgacatattttaattttttttaattttattttacttaataattaaggaattgaatattaatgtattgatatttttttttatattttttaaaaatattttaaaatgatgaaaaaaatataaaaaaattaaaaaaaataaaaacaaaattttgactTGATGAGTGGTGCACACTGAGCAACAAAATAACACCGctctaatagtattttatagGTCAAATTCTTCTCTTTCAAAGCCAAAAAATCAGCCGGAGCATTTATAATCCAAACAAGTTATTTGCAGCTGTCAAGAAAAAATATCCTTgtgcattttttatttgtacAACTATCTTTTAACGCTTATTTAAATATGCTTGcttaggtttaaaaaaaaaaaaagagtagtttTTGATGAATTTAGGGCTGTGATTGAGTCGAACTAACCGATCTTTGAATTGTTGAGGTAACTCGAGTTCGACTCGGAAACAATTTTGAGTCAAATCAGCTCGATTTgacttgtttaattttttactttttttaacaaaatataataattaaaatttagagaaattgcaaaaaaatttctaaattttatagaattttacaACTAAGAAGTAGACCCTCTCTcttgaattataaaattgtagaaatttataaataattaatatgtaactaattgatatttatctataataacCATATATTACGTCTACATAAATTACTATTACAATACATATAATACAATATAGTATGAGAAGTGTTatagctataaaaaaaattactcaaaaataatcttataaattgacgtacCTTTATATGATCTGtcagatttactttacaataaaagtaattttataatttaataaactacatcaagttatatcaatttgtgagattacttttgtataatcactttgtagctaaaatatttctctaatagTATTTATCAAcacttcataaataattttacatactagtatatgaaattattaaattctacCAACTAACTATTAGAGAAAgagaaatgtatatatatatatatatatttatcgatatatgaatgagttttaattcaATCAAGTTAACAAGTTGAATCGAGCACAATCAAGTAAGGCTTAATAAACTTTAATCTAGTTTAGTTTGGATTATGCGTCATTTACTAACtaagtggattttttttatatatattttatgaaccAAGTTTTTTCTCATACTGATTTGAGTTTAACGGTATTAAGCAAAACTATCGAAGTTGATTTACAACTGAGATAAGGCTGTCCTATCTTATCTTGTTCAACCCAGGTTGTCCATGTGATGTTGTCACACTTGTTAGTCCCAAATTGATCTTGGAAAACCAAAAAAGTCACCATTTAAAGGGTagaattaaaaattcaaaaagtcaATCCGTCaaatgcctatatatatatatatatatatatatataaataatagaatgggtaagtttaataaaaaagttatcCCCAGGAGCCCACGCTTGCTATCACATTCACACCAATGGTGTCGTTTTGTGGCTGTCAACTTCTTGGAATGAAAAGagatattctctctctttctttatataataaaagagtaaccatctcataatatatttcacagtatatattttaaagtgatattatttttataaaatgatattatttttataaaatattttattaaaattaccttttttttaaatataattatgtaatattttataaaaaatgatgtttattatttttgataataaaatacaGTCGAATTTCAATTCTCGCTAGCAGTCCGGTCAAACCCAGAACAACGtacacttcttttttttcccagatTTCCAATGTTGACGTCGCAAACAATCAGACCAACGTCCAtggataataatattatataatagctGCCGGCTCTAAAAGTAAAGAGAAAATAATCTTAATTCAACGTCCAACATACGTCACATTGggatatatgaaaaaattatttattatttattattttcttattttcttatcatcttaACCTGATATTAGAGAATAAATTTAcaagtaatatataataaataattcataattattttattattattttcagcgCGTCCAAAACTTGACCGAAATGTTAAGAGTTttgaagcatatatatatataataataaaagtatcgTCAAGAACTTCACAGGCAAAGAATTTTAAGACCCAGAAACCCAAGACAAAgacatatattattagttttgaTTCTCAGTTAATTGTTCAAGATTTTGTGTCAAAACTCGAATGGGAGAAGGCATGGGCATGGATATGTTGCCAGAAGACTCTGTTTCCACAATTCTGTCCTACACCTCTCCATCAGATGCATGCAGATCTTCAATGGTGTCCTCCACCTTTCTTTCTGCGGCAGAGTCCGATGGTGTGTGGGAGAGGTTTTTGCCGAATGATTACGAGGATGTTGTCTCCAGGTTGGTCACTCCTCTGACGTTTACTAAAAAGAAGgaactttttcttcttctctgcaATCCGGTTCTCATAGATGCTGGCAAGAAGGTAGGTTTGAAATGATCTCCAAAACCTCTCATTTTTCTCACTCTCATGATCTCATGCACATATTCTCTGCATACCCTCTTCATCATGCATCTCTTAGTTCAGATACTCTTTGCTCCAAAGAACTTTGAAGTTTGCAAAAGGGAAGTGTTACATATTCAATATACAATATAGAGCTTCAAAGCTGCTAGAGAAGATGTATGGATGAGAAAACTAAAATTATGCATACATCTCTAAATTTTCCGTTTTGTTTATGttccaaataaaaaacagagCTTCAAGTTGGAGAAACCATCTGGCAAAAAATCTTATATGCTGTCTGCAAGAGAACTTTCCATTACATGGAGCGACGAACCCCTGTATTGGAGCTGGAGATCCATACCCGAATCAAGgttgtttttctcttcttcttttctgaTATAGAGCGAGAGTGGGGAGCAAACAACAAAGCatccaactttttcatttttttcttcaacaatcAACAGGTTCTCGGAAGTGGCTGAGCTTAGAACAACAAATTGGTTAGAAATCCATGGCAGAATTAAAACTCAAAATCTATCACCAAATACAACGTATGGTGCTTATCTtgtattgaaaatttatgatcgTGCATATGGGTTGGATTCAATACCATCTGAAATATCAGTCTCAGTGGGTGACAAAATATGCAATGGCACGGCTTATCTGCGTCAAGGGGATCGAAAGAAACAACAGATGGAATCCCTGTTTTACATGAACCGCGTTGAGATGTTGAGAAAGAGAGTGGGGGAAGGAGACGGCCGAGAGGTcccaagagagagagatgatgggtGGATGGAGATTGAGCTGGGGGAGTTCTTTAGTGGGGAAGATTCTGAGGAGGTGAAGATGAGCTTGATGGAGGTCAAGGGTTATCAATTGAAAGGAGGACTGGTCATTGAAGGAATTGAAGTAAGGCCTAAAGACCAATGAAATGAAGGATTATTTACTCTGGATTGAGTGTAGAAAACAAGTGCTGCAGAGGGTTTAGGTATCGGGGTGTTTGCTTTTTCATATTAGGTGTTTCAATTGattctttcatttgtttttcatgttgaACTGAAAATTGTGTAATAAGAGTCTCTTCTGTGCGTGTGGActgcatcaaaattattttaggaGTAATGCTATGAGGTTTGGGCATGTCATGGACTCTGATGAATGATCTTCCCCATACATACTTTAGCACTGTTTTTTTATGACGAGTCTTTCTACTTGCAAGCCGGCATAAGAATAAACCACTCATACTACTTGCGTGACaacatttgatttgtaaaagaaattatacattTGCTATAAAAGAACaatattaacttttttcatagattttatcatctttaattATACTGGTGTGATGCAGTTTAAACTACTTCATAAATTAACATTTAAACGAAAAGTCATTTAAACGTGGCAACAAGTATCCCAAGTCATCATAGAGTTCCGGGACAGACTTGGGGGCTTATTTTTTATGCTTCTCATTTTTTCCCCAAAACTATCTgcaccaaagaaaataaagaaatcaaaAATAGAATTAATCAATCCA from Juglans microcarpa x Juglans regia isolate MS1-56 chromosome 4S, Jm3101_v1.0, whole genome shotgun sequence carries:
- the LOC121263446 gene encoding uncharacterized protein LOC121263446 isoform X8, encoding MAIPRILKPAILASPSSHFTPSVPSLPFPFKTHSKSLFFTIFPSGIHGHHTPPPTLSRRLFLPSVSGIWDALTSGNNAREAGVAIRRGMLLFRQGDVQGSLVEFDKAIELDPRQKAYLWQRGLSLYYLDRFEEGAEQFRLDVAQNPNDTEESIWCFLCEAQLYGISEARKRFLELVAEFSNGQENEKFYASLYAGLYYESEYQLEREWHLSFTIQQYDDYGQQF
- the LOC121263446 gene encoding uncharacterized protein LOC121263446 isoform X2 translates to MAIPRILKPAILASPSSHFTPSVPSLPFPFKTHSKSLFFTIFPSGIHGHHTPPPTLSRRLFLPSVSGIWDALTSGNNAREAGVAIRRGMLLFRQGDVQGSLVEFDKAIELDPRQKAYLWQRGLSLYYLDRFEEGAEQFRLDVAQNPNDTEESIWCFLCEAQLYGISEARKRFLEVGKDPRPVMREAYNMFKNGGDPEKLVAEFSNGQENEKFYASLYAGLYYESEKKADAAKLHVLASCQTPYGQRSDDYMASLAKYQLEREWHLSFTIQQYDDYGQQF
- the LOC121263446 gene encoding uncharacterized protein LOC121263446 isoform X5 is translated as MAIPRILKPAILASPSSHFTPSVPSLPFPFKTHSKSLFFTIFPSGIHGHHTPPPTLSRRLFLPSVSGIWDALTSGNNAREAGVAIRRGMLLFRQGDVQGSLVEFDKAIELDPRQKAYLWQRGLSLYYLDRFEEGAEQFRLDVAQNPNDTEESIWCFLCEAQLYGISEARKRFLEVGKDPRPVMREAYNMFKNGGDPEKLVAEFSNGQENEKFYASLYAGLYYESEYQLEREWHLSFTIQQYDDYGQQF
- the LOC121263446 gene encoding lipoprotein NlpI isoform X3 yields the protein MAIPRILKPAILASPSSHFTPSVPSLPFPFKTHSKSLFFTIFPSGIHGHHTPPPTLSRRLFLPSVSGIWDALTSGNNAREAGVAIRRGMLLFRQGDVQGSLVEFDKAIELDPRQKAYLWQRGLSLYYLDRFEEGAEQFRLDVAQNPNDTEESIWCFLCEAQLYGISEARKRFLELVAEFSNGQENEKFYASLYAGLYYESEKKADAAKLHVLASCQTPYGQRSDDYMASLAKIRSTTREIYAALITLSQCSRAIRSLSSESS
- the LOC121263446 gene encoding uncharacterized protein LOC121263446 isoform X6, encoding MAIPRILKPAILASPSSHFTPSVPSLPFPFKTHSKSLFFTIFPSGIHGHHTPPPTLSRRLFLPSVSGIWDALTSGNNAREAGVAIRRGMLLFRQGDVQGSLVEFDKAIELDPRQKAYLWQRGLSLYYLDRFEEGAEQFRLDVAQNPNDTEESIWCFLCEAQLYGISEARKRFLEKKADAAKLHVLASCQTPYGQRSDDYMASLAKIRSTTREIYAALITLSQCSRAIRSLSSESS
- the LOC121263446 gene encoding uncharacterized protein LOC121263446 isoform X7 gives rise to the protein MAIPRILKPAILASPSSHFTPSVPSLPFPFKTHSKSLFFTIFPSGIHGHHTPPPTLSRRLFLPSVSGIWDALTSGNNAREAGVAIRRGMLLFRQGDVQGSLVEFDKAIELDPRQKAYLWQRGLSLYYLDRFEEGAEQFRLDVAQNPNDTEESIWCFLCEAQLYGISEARKRFLELVAEFSNGQENEKFYASLYAGLYYESEIRSTTREIYAALITLSQCSRAIRSLSSESS
- the LOC121263446 gene encoding uncharacterized protein LOC121263446 isoform X4, with product MAIPRILKPAILASPSSHFTPSVPSLPFPFKTHSKSLFFTIFPSGIHGHHTPPPTLSRRLFLPSVSGIWDALTSGNNAREAGVAIRRGMLLFRQGDVQGSLVEFDKAIELDPRQKAYLWQRGLSLYYLDRFEEGAEQFRLDVAQNPNDTEESIWCFLCEAQLYGISEARKRFLEVGKDPRPVMREAYNMFKNGGDPEKLVAEFSNGQENEKFYASLYAGLYYESEIRSTTREIYAALITLSQCSRAIRSLSSESS
- the LOC121263446 gene encoding uncharacterized protein LOC121263446 isoform X1, with protein sequence MAIPRILKPAILASPSSHFTPSVPSLPFPFKTHSKSLFFTIFPSGIHGHHTPPPTLSRRLFLPSVSGIWDALTSGNNAREAGVAIRRGMLLFRQGDVQGSLVEFDKAIELDPRQKAYLWQRGLSLYYLDRFEEGAEQFRLDVAQNPNDTEESIWCFLCEAQLYGISEARKRFLEVGKDPRPVMREAYNMFKNGGDPEKLVAEFSNGQENEKFYASLYAGLYYESEKKADAAKLHVLASCQTPYGQRSDDYMASLAKIRSTTREIYAALITLSQCSRAIRSLSSESS
- the LOC121261977 gene encoding F-box protein PP2-B15-like; this translates as MGEGMGMDMLPEDSVSTILSYTSPSDACRSSMVSSTFLSAAESDGVWERFLPNDYEDVVSRLVTPLTFTKKKELFLLLCNPVLIDAGKKSFKLEKPSGKKSYMLSARELSITWSDEPLYWSWRSIPESRFSEVAELRTTNWLEIHGRIKTQNLSPNTTYGAYLVLKIYDRAYGLDSIPSEISVSVGDKICNGTAYLRQGDRKKQQMESLFYMNRVEMLRKRVGEGDGREVPRERDDGWMEIELGEFFSGEDSEEVKMSLMEVKGYQLKGGLVIEGIEVRPKDQ